One stretch of Thalassovita sp. DNA includes these proteins:
- a CDS encoding glutamate synthase-related protein, translating into MTPADVARYEDLEDRKPAYALVGEVDLVVVRWDDRVSVFYGRCLHRGALMADGFVRGKNLFCGVHYWDYRLVGGVSGYNNAEALPEFKAWVEDGVVRVDADEIADWARANPQPFNRDAYLGLYADTGHGTAEEPHNQLIRRYAKQGVAKAGAHGQTASMGVPRDALPTWDDLQLLTAQLHRLPLLEEDPVGTDVVIGPNAAKPLRLDIPLFVSDMSFGALSEPAKLALAVGAEKAGTGICSGEGGMLPEEQAANSRYFYELASGRFGFSWDKLAKVQAFHFKGGQGAKTGTGGHLPGAKVKGKIAEVRELPEGTAAISPPRFPDWTNLQQIRDFAGEVRERTGGIPIGYKLSAQHIEKDIDAALEVGVDYIILDGRGGGTGAAPLIFRDNISVPTIPALARARRHLDHLGRRDVTLVITGGLRTPADFIKAMALGADAVALSNAAMQAIGCIAMRACHTNNCPVGIATQKPGLVQRLQVEKSAEQLANFFAVSVQLMQVMARACGHHHLSEFSMDDLTTWKRDMAALTGAAYGGVGPV; encoded by the coding sequence ATGACGCCAGCTGATGTTGCCCGCTATGAAGACTTGGAAGATCGCAAACCCGCCTATGCCCTTGTGGGCGAGGTGGATCTGGTTGTGGTGCGCTGGGATGACAGGGTGTCTGTGTTCTACGGCCGCTGCCTGCATCGCGGCGCGCTGATGGCGGATGGGTTTGTGCGCGGCAAGAACCTGTTCTGTGGCGTGCACTACTGGGATTACCGGTTGGTCGGCGGCGTCTCTGGTTACAACAACGCCGAGGCGCTGCCAGAGTTCAAAGCCTGGGTGGAGGACGGGGTGGTCCGGGTGGATGCCGATGAAATCGCCGATTGGGCGCGGGCCAATCCACAACCGTTTAACCGCGACGCCTATCTGGGCCTTTATGCCGATACCGGGCACGGCACCGCGGAAGAACCGCACAATCAGCTGATCCGACGCTACGCCAAACAGGGTGTGGCCAAGGCCGGGGCGCATGGGCAGACCGCCTCCATGGGGGTGCCGCGGGACGCGCTTCCCACGTGGGATGATCTGCAATTGTTGACCGCGCAGCTGCACCGGCTGCCCTTGTTGGAGGAGGACCCGGTTGGCACCGATGTGGTGATCGGGCCAAACGCCGCAAAGCCGCTGCGGTTGGACATACCGCTCTTTGTGTCAGACATGAGTTTCGGCGCCCTGTCAGAGCCGGCGAAACTGGCGCTGGCGGTGGGGGCTGAAAAAGCCGGGACCGGAATCTGTTCCGGTGAAGGGGGCATGCTGCCCGAAGAGCAGGCCGCGAACAGCCGGTATTTCTATGAACTAGCCTCAGGCCGGTTCGGGTTTTCCTGGGATAAACTGGCCAAGGTGCAGGCGTTCCATTTCAAAGGCGGGCAGGGGGCCAAAACCGGCACCGGCGGGCACCTGCCGGGGGCCAAGGTGAAAGGCAAAATTGCCGAGGTGCGCGAACTGCCCGAAGGCACCGCCGCCATCTCGCCACCGCGGTTTCCTGACTGGACCAACCTGCAGCAGATCCGCGATTTCGCGGGGGAAGTGCGTGAGCGGACCGGCGGTATTCCGATCGGCTACAAACTGTCCGCGCAGCATATTGAAAAGGACATTGATGCCGCGCTGGAGGTGGGGGTGGATTACATCATCCTGGATGGTCGCGGTGGCGGCACCGGGGCGGCGCCACTGATTTTCCGCGACAATATCTCAGTGCCCACCATCCCCGCCTTGGCGCGGGCGCGACGGCACCTGGATCATCTGGGGCGGCGGGATGTGACATTGGTGATCACCGGCGGCTTGCGCACGCCAGCCGATTTTATCAAGGCGATGGCGCTGGGGGCGGATGCGGTGGCCCTGTCCAATGCAGCGATGCAGGCGATTGGTTGCATCGCCATGCGCGCCTGTCACACCAACAATTGCCCGGTGGGGATCGCGACCCAGAAACCGGGATTGGTGCAGCGGCTGCAGGTGGAGAAATCTGCCGAGCAGCTGGCCAACTTCTTTGCGGTTTCGGTGCAGTTGATGCAGGTGATGGCGCGCGCCTGCGGCCATCATCACCTGTCTGAGTTTTCCATGGACGATCTGACGACATGGAAACGCGATATGGCCGCGCTGACCGGTGCGGCCTACGGCGGGGTTGGCCCTGTTTAG
- a CDS encoding sn-glycerol-3-phosphate ABC transporter ATP-binding protein UgpC, with protein sequence MSGVTLDKVVKKYGDVQVIHGVDLEIEDGEFCVFVGPSGCGKSTLLRMVAGLEETTDGAIQIGARDVTRADPADRGVAMVFQTYALYPHMTVEENMGFGLKMNKVPKDQIKAKVDEAAEILQLGEYLQRKPKALSGGQRQRVAIGRAIVRGPEVFLFDEPLSNLDAELRVDMRVEIARLHKEIGATMIYVTHDQVEAMTLADKIVVLRAGHIEQVGSPMELYQNPDNKFVAGFIGSPSMNFLEGVVEAGKVRVAALGDQLIETDVALPADGAKITVGLRPQHLAVAAGDSPLSVDIRERLGGVAYDYLTTPTGEALVVETRGDEDIPTGASVTLSIAEGTAMFFDPKTEQRLR encoded by the coding sequence ATGTCAGGTGTCACGCTCGACAAAGTCGTCAAGAAATACGGTGATGTGCAGGTCATCCACGGTGTGGATCTGGAAATCGAAGACGGCGAGTTCTGCGTCTTCGTCGGCCCGTCGGGCTGTGGCAAATCCACCCTTCTGCGCATGGTCGCAGGTCTGGAGGAAACCACCGATGGCGCCATCCAGATCGGCGCCCGCGACGTGACCCGCGCGGATCCGGCCGATCGCGGCGTGGCGATGGTGTTTCAGACCTACGCGCTCTACCCGCATATGACGGTGGAGGAGAACATGGGCTTTGGCCTGAAGATGAACAAGGTTCCTAAGGACCAGATCAAAGCCAAGGTGGATGAGGCGGCTGAAATCCTGCAGCTGGGCGAGTACCTGCAGCGTAAACCCAAGGCCCTGTCCGGCGGTCAGCGTCAGCGTGTGGCCATCGGCCGTGCCATTGTCCGCGGCCCCGAGGTGTTCCTGTTCGACGAACCGCTGTCCAACCTTGATGCTGAATTGCGCGTCGACATGCGGGTGGAAATCGCCCGCCTGCACAAGGAAATCGGCGCCACGATGATCTATGTGACCCACGATCAGGTTGAGGCGATGACGCTGGCCGACAAGATCGTGGTGCTGCGCGCCGGCCATATTGAACAGGTCGGCTCGCCAATGGAGCTGTACCAGAACCCGGACAACAAATTCGTCGCCGGTTTCATCGGCTCCCCCTCGATGAACTTCCTCGAAGGTGTGGTCGAGGCAGGCAAGGTCCGGGTGGCAGCCCTTGGCGATCAGCTGATCGAAACGGACGTTGCCCTGCCTGCGGATGGCGCCAAGATCACCGTTGGCCTGCGCCCGCAGCACCTGGCCGTTGCGGCTGGGGACAGCCCGCTGTCTGTTGATATCCGCGAACGTCTGGGCGGGGTGGCCTATGACTACCTGACCACCCCAACAGGTGAAGCACTGGTGGTGGAAACCCGCGGCGATGAAGACATCCCAACGGGCGCTTCAGTCACGCTGAGCATCGCCGAAGGCACGGCCATGTTCTTTGATCCCAAGACCGAACAGCGCCTGCGTTAA